A single region of the Lycium barbarum isolate Lr01 chromosome 2, ASM1917538v2, whole genome shotgun sequence genome encodes:
- the LOC132625759 gene encoding uncharacterized protein LOC132625759, protein MKEERDGFFVVKKGDLVGVYRNLGDCQTQVGSSICDPPVSVYKGYSMPKDTEEYLLSCGLKNALYSIRAADLTEGLFGALAPCPFQTQSSSKGGASEHMPKKRSQEATWSEYGDAVGSAVIPYDPVRKHIKLEPPKGDQALSSGVYGVGLKEADRGYTQQRSCTLEFDGISKGNPGQAGAGAVVRADDGSLICRLREGLGIATTSVAEYRGFILGLKYAHSKGFTSIRAQGDSKLVCMQIQGLWKVKNQNISTLYQQAKQLKDRFLSFRIIHVLRESNCDADQQANLAVELPDGHVQEEIEK, encoded by the exons ATGAAGGAAGAGAGAGATGGTTTCTTTGTAGTTAAGAAAGGAGATCTTGTTGGAGTCTACAGAAACTTGGGTGATTGCCAGACTCAAGTCGGATCCTCG ATATGTGATCCTCCGGTTAGTGTGTATAAAGGCTACTCCATGCCAAAAGACACAGAGGAATATCTTCTATCTTGTGGGCTTAAAAATGCACTTTATTCTATCAGAGCTGCAGATCTGACCGAAGGTCTCTTTGGGGCTCTAGCACCATGCCCTTTTCAG ACGCAATCTTCTTCCAAAGGTGGAGCATCTGAGCATATGCCGAAGAAGAGGTCACAGGAAGCAACATGGTCAGAATATGGG GATGCTGTTGGATCAGCAGTTATTCCGTATGATCCTGTAAGAAAGCATATCAAGTTAGAACCTCCTAAGGGTGACCAAGCTCTATCATCTGGT gtttATGGTGTTGGACTGAAAGAAGCTGATCGTGGTTATACTCAGCAGCGATCTTGTACTCTTGAATTTGATGGTATTTCGAAAGGAAACCCGGGACAAGCTGGTGCAGGAGCTGTGGTACGAGCTGATGATGGAAGTCTG ATCTGTAGGCTACGTGAAGGTTTAGGAATAGCAACAACCAGTGTTGCTGAATATCGAGGCTTTATCTTGGGTTTGAAATATGCACATAGCAAAGGGTTTACAAGTATTCGTGCTCAGGGTGACTCCAAACTTGTTTGTATGCAG ATCCAGGGTCTGTGGAAGGTTAAAAATCAAAACATCTCTACGCTATATCAGCAGGCAAAACAGCTGAAGGATAGGTTTCTTTCTTTCCGCATCATTCATGTTCTTCGG GAATCAAACTGTGATGCAGATCAACAGGCGAACCTGGCTGTTGAGCTTCCTG ATGGTCATGTTCAGGAGGAGATAGAGAAATGA
- the LOC132625773 gene encoding uncharacterized protein LOC132625773 — translation MNSVTVPKANFGCSPISFYSNSTILHNHSIRFHAKNRKSNRIRCDLKNTGSSSNNNQQETTSTGIQLYRDIERVLTETVKQSQGWGSSEDWDEIEGAWVLQPKTSKPKLVVHFVGGVFVGAAPQLSYRLFLERLREKDVLVIATPYASGFDHFYIADEVQFKFDRCLRFLQDRVEDLPVFGIGHSLGSVIHLLIGSRYAVKRSGNVLMAFNNMDASLAMPLFSSVLVPVMQNFGPVLSQITSSPTIRRGAEMTMKQIENLSPSIAKQVFPLVEQLTSLYTDLINGKENFTPRPEETQRLIRSYYGISRNLLVKFKDDTIDETSTLAQVLSSGSAISSMLDMSIRTIPGDHALPLQQALPDVPPGMTDAVNRSSELLANLTAGTPWESVTKEVGNTLGSVDSIILNSGSSKDLNMLVETITSWMYSNSGPRLLK, via the exons ATGAACTCCGTAACTGTTCCTAAGGCCAATTTTGGCTGTTCGCCGATTTCCTTCTACTCTAATTCTACTATATTACACAATCACAGTATCCGTTTCCATGCCAAAAATCGAAAATCAAACAGAATCAGATGTGACCTGAAAAATACTGGAAGTAGCAGTAACAATAATCAGCAGGAAACAACAAGTACTGGAATCCAACTTTATAGAGATATTGAAAG AGTACTCACAGAGACGGTGAAGCAATCTCAAGGTTGGGGAAGTTCAGAGGACTGGGATGAAATCGAG GGAGCATGGGTATTGCAACCGAAAACCTCAAAGCCAAAGTTAGTTGTACATTTTGTTGGAGGTGTTTTTGTTGGGGCTGCTCCTCAGCTTTCTTACCGTCTGTTCCTGGAGCGGCTCAGAGAAAA GGATGTCTTGGTGATTGCTACACCTTATGCTAGTGGATTTGACCATTTCTACATTGCAGATGAAGTGCAATTTAAGTTTGATAGGTGCCTTAGATTTCTCCAAGATAGA GTAGAAGACCTTCCTGTATTTGGCATTGGACACTCTTTGGGATCTGTAATTCACCTTTTGATTG GATCAAGGTATGCTGTGAAAAGAAGTGGGAATGTATTGATGGCTTTCAACAACATG GATGCCAGCCTTGCAATGCCATTGTTCTCATCTGTTCTTGTTCCAGTGATGCAAAATTTTGGACCAGTTTTATCGCAGATCACATCATCTCCAACCATTCGTCGTGGG GCAGAGATGACTATGAAGCAAATAGAGAACCTTAGCCCCTCAATTGCGAAGCAAGTTTTTCCACTGGTTGAGCAACTGACTTCTCTGTACACGGACTTGATTAATGGAAAAGAAAACTTTACTCCAAGACCAGAAGAAACTCAGAGGCTG ATAAGGTCCTACTACGGGATTTCGAGGAATCTCTTAGTGAAGTTCAAAGATGATACAATCGACGAAACTTCAACACTAGCTCAGGTGCTCAGCTCAGGTTCTGCCATCAGCTCAATGCTGGATATGTCTATCCGCACTATTCCCGGAGATCATGCGCTTCCTCTACAGCAG GCTCTGCCAGATGTTCCTCCAGGAATGACAGACGCTGTTAATAGGAGCAGCGAGCTATTGGCAAATTTGACTGCGGGAACACCATGGGAAAGTGTCACAAAGGAAGTAGGAAATACACTTGGTAGCGTAGACTCTATTATTCTTAACTCTGGGAGTTCGAAGGACTTGAATATGCTTGTGGAGACCATAACATCATGGATGTACTCTAACTCGGGCCCGAGACTTTTGAAGTGA
- the LOC132625788 gene encoding small ribosomal subunit protein eS27y-like, translated as MVLPNDVDLLNPSAEHEKRKHKLKRLVQSPDSFFMDVKCQGCFNITTVFSHSQTVVVCGNCQTVLCQPTGGRARLTEGCSFRRKGD; from the exons ATG GTTCTTCCAAATGATGTCGACTTGTTGAACCCTTCAGCCGAGCATGAGAAGAGAAAGCACAAGCTCAAACGTTTGGTTCAATCTCCTGACTCTTTCTTCATG GACGTCAAGTGCCAGGGTTGCTTTAACAT AACGACGGTGTTCAGTCACTCGCAGACAGTGGTGGTATGCGGGAACTGCCAGACAGTGTTGTGCCAGCCGACTGGTGGGCGTGCAAGACTCACAGAAGGTTGTTCTTTCAGGAGAAAGGGAGACTAA
- the LOC132625799 gene encoding uncharacterized protein At4g14100-like yields the protein MKSVLLVIVAILISSSNCSFAKSVPTPANWPHQFHSLLFVNYSGSLSLIDLWYDWTNGRNFNIIQDQLGKLLYDLEWNNGTVFRYTLDDDKECSSSLIDVGILRPDWLDGATYLGQQSFDGFLCNVWQKVDFIWYYEDVVTKRPVHWVFYTGRSIHVMTFEVGAVLEDAKWQAPVYCFEKEKVKDHPTSDNSILEIGSNGILREFI from the exons ATGAAGAGTGTACTTCTTGTAATTGTAGCAATACTTATTTCTTCTTCAAATTGCTCATTTGCAAAATCAGTGCCAACACCAGCTAATTGGCCACACCAATTCCACTCATTACTATTTGTTAATTACAGTGGATCATTAAGCTTAATTGACCTTTGGTATGATTGGACTAATGGACGCAATTTCAATATTATCCAGGACCAGTTAG GTAAGCTTCTCTATGATCTTGAATGGAACAACGGCACTGTATTCCGCTACACTTTAGACGATGATAAGGAGTGTAGTTCTTCCTTAATTGATGTTGGGATTCTTCGACCTGATTGGCTTGACGGAGCTACTTACCTTGGTCAGCAATCATTCGACGGATTTCTCTGTAATGTATGGCAGAAGGTCGATTTCATTTGGTATTATGAAGACGTTGTCACCAAGAGACCTGTCCATTGGGTTTTCTATACCG GAAGGTCTATTCACGTAATGACTTTCGAAGTTGGTGCAGTTCTGGAGGATGCAAAATGGCAGGCCCCTGTATATTGTTTTgagaaagaaaaagttaaagaTCACCCTACATCGGACAACAGTATTCTGGAAATCGGCTCAAATGGTATTTTGAGAGAGTTCATATAA